DNA from Microvirga ossetica:
CAAGATCACGATCATGAAGACGCCGAATGGCGAGAACCCGCTCGTGCACGGCGCCCAGCCGATCCTCGGCTGCGACGTGTGGGAGCATTCCTACTACATCGACTACCGCAACCGCCGTCCCGACTATCTCAAGGCCTTCCTCGACAATCTCGTGAACTGGGAGCATGTCGAGGAGATGTACGAGAACGCGACGAAGTAAGTTGAAGCGTTCCTATTGTCTGGCGGGCCTCTTCGGAGGCCCGTTTCATGTCATTTTCCTAAGGACTGCACCGTGGCCGATTTTCTCTTCCGCTCTATCCTGATCGGCGTCGGCGCAACCGCGATCTTCGACCTGTGGGGCCTGCTGCTCAAGCAGGTCTTCGGGCTCCCCGGCGCCAATTGGGCGCCGGTCGGGCGCTGGTTCTGCCATCTGGCTAGCGGCAAGGTCTTTCACGAGGATATCGCGAAGGCTCCGCCCTTCGCCCATGAGTTGGCGGCCGGCTGGATCGGCCATTACCTCGTCGGCATCCTTTTCGCCGCCATCCTGCTCGCCGTGACGCCATCCGGCTGGGCGGAGCAGCCGACACTGATGCCGCCCCTCGTCGTCGGACTGGTCACCGTCGGCGCCGGCTGGTTCCTGCTTCAGCCGGGAATGGGCGCGGGCGTCGCGGCGTCCAAACGGCCGAATGCGAACCAGATCAGGATGCTCAACATCCTCGGGCACATCGTCTTCGGCCTGGGCCTCTACGCGACCGCGCTCCTCATCCGCTAGAGCATCGGACCCAAAAGTGGATTTTCATTTTTGGGATATACCCGATGCTCCACCCTTTGAAGTGCGCATCGTTGGATGCGGACCCCATTTCGCGTTCAGGCCGTCCCGCTCGCTCTCCAGAACTCCGCATTCGGCATATGGCCATCGGGATCCGCGCTGAATTCGGGCCGGATGCGGTCGAGGAAATACATGTCGACCGCGCCGATATGCTTCACGTCCACCTGCCCGCGCGGCTCGGACTGAAACAGGCGCGCTACGTGATGAAGCGTGCTCGCCGAGACATTCACCCGTCCGGGCTCGCAGGCCTCCTCCAGGCGTTGAGCGACATTCACCGAATTGCCCCAGATGTCATAGGTGAAGCGCCGCTGCCCCACGACGCCGGCAATTACCGAGCCGGAATTGACGCCGATGCGCAGCTCCCAGGACGGAAGCCGGAGTTTTTCGCGCTGCCGGTTGGCATTGCGGATGAAGGCCTGCATCTGCAGGGCCGCGAGGCAGGCATCGATCGCGTGGGTGCGGTTGGTCTCGGGCAAGCCTCCCGCACAGAGATAAGCATCGCCGATCGTCTTGATGGTCTCGAGCCGGTTCATCTTGGCAATGTCGTCGAACCGGCCGAAATTCTGATCGAGCTGGGCGAGAAGCCGGGCGGGATCGAGGGTTTCGGTCAGGAGCGTGAATTCCTTGAAGTCCGAGTAGAGGATCGTGATGGCCTCATGAAATCGCGGCTCGACGTGACCGCTGGCCTTCAGTTCCTCGGCCACCTTCTGAGGCAGAATGTTGCGCAGGAGATCATCGGACTGATCCCTCGCCTGCTCGGCGGAAGTTTTGGCCTGCGCCAGCTCTTCGAGGAGAGCATCACGCTCGATGAGTTGTCGCCGCAGCTCGAGCAGCGCCATGGCCTGCTGTGACAGGCGACGCACGGCCTCGCGCTGGGATGGGCGCAGCTCATGCGGTTCGAACCCGACGACACAGAGCGTGCCCAGGGCATGTCCTTCCCGGTTGATGAGCGGCATGCCGCAATAGAAGCGGATATGCGGCTCCTCCGTCACGATAGGCAGATGCTTATAACGTTCATGAGTGGTCAGGTCCGGCACGTAGATGAGATCGTTCGAGCAGAGAGTAGCGTTGCACACCGTGATCTCGCGCGGACACTCGGTATAATCGGCAGGCACGCCGTATTTCGATTTCATCCACTGACGCCTCTCGTCCATCAGGCTGATCAGTGCGACGGGACAGCCGCAGATCTCGGCCGCAAGCTCCGTCACGACATCGAAGGCGAATTCCGGCGGCGTATCCATGATCCGGTAGAGGGCGAGTGCCGCCAGCCGATCGGTCTCATTGACGGAGGGCGCATCCTGCATGGTCTCGCTCCCTCGGGCCCTTCGGCCCGGCGGACACCGCCCCTGTCGACACGGCCTTGAAGGAATGATCGGACGAAACCGACCCAAGGCTCGGACATAAGTGAAGTATAGCGGAGTTTGACCTCAAGACGAGGCATTCAGGCCCGGCCTCACGCAATTTCAGGGCTCAACCGCAATCCCCGTTGCTCCAGCAATTCCCAAAAAGCATCGGACCTGAGGTAGTTCAGCTCTTCGATCCGGCTGTCCACGACGGGATCGAGTGCACGCAGCTCGTCGTCCACATAGCCCGGGTGGCACATGACGACAGGGTGCGGCCCCAGATGCGAGAACGCCTCCCCGAACACCCTCGCGACCGGGATCGAGAGATCGAGCGGAGCGAAGCCCGAGAAGCCCTTATTTGTGGAGAAGCCCGCAAGATGGGTCTGCCGGGCGAAGCCTTTCGCGAGGGCCTTGACGACCAGGGCCTTGCTGCGCCCGACGGGGCGGCGCAGGACGGAAGCCGCCCTGTCGGCCGGGTCCCGCAGCCAGGTGCGGCCGGCATAGCCCCTCACCGCCAGCGCCTCGATCAAGGCCTTCCTGATGCCCGGTAGAATATGGACATGCTGGTGACCGTCGACGAAGGCGGGTGGCGCGCCGAAAGCCTGCGTGAAGGCATCGAGCTGGCGTGCGATTTCCGCCGCAATCTCGGAGGCCTGCAGCTGCCGCTTCAGCGCCTTGGCCAGCAGGATCTGCAGGGGGGGAAACACTCCATCCGCAGCCAGGTCCGGCATCTCTCCCAGGGGAACCCCGACGGTGAAGTTCAGATGCAGGCCGACCGCGATCCGGTCCTTCAAAGGTTTCAGATCCGGCGCAGCCCGGCGCCAGCCGGGCATGTTGGTCATGGCCCCGGTCGCCGACAGGCGTCCCTTCCAGGCCAGTTCCACGATGCCCCGGCTGACCCCGTCGGCGAGGCCGAAATCGTCGGCACAGAGGATGACGGAGCGGAAGGAACGCATGAATGTCCTTAAAATCGGCTTTGCCGCACCCTAATCCTCTTGAGCAAAGCCGCAAACTCGGCTCTTGATGCGGCCCTGTCAAAAAGGGTTTCTCCAGTGGCGTCGCCCAAGCTCAGCGTCATCATCCCCGTGCACAACGAGAGCGCGAATATTGCGCCCCTGTGCGAACGCCTGCTGCCGATCCTAAATCGCATCACCCCGGCATGGGAGATGGTCTTCGTCGACGATGGCAGCCGGGACGATACCCTGGAGCGGATCCGCGAGATCGGCCGTGACGAGCCGCGGATCGGCGCGGTCTCCTTCAGCCGCAATTTCGGCAAGGAAATCGCCATCGCAGCCGGGCTCGACCATGCCCGGGGCGATGCGGTGATCATCATGGATGCCGACCTGCAGCACCCGCCGGAGATGATCGAGACCTTCGTGGAGCGCTGGCGGGACGGCTATCTCATGGTCTATGGCCAACGCACGGACCGCTCCGACGAGACCCGGGTCAAGCGCGGTTTCGCCCATCTGTTCTACCGGCTATTCGCCCGCTTCGGCGAAATCGCCCTGCCCGAAGGCGCAGGCGATTTCCGCCTCATCGACCGCAAGGGCGTGGAAGCCCTGCGGACTCTCGGCGAGAAGGCGCGCTTCTCGAAGGGGCTCTATGCCTGGATCGGCTTCAAGGCGACGGGAGTGCCCTTCGTGGTGGAGGAGCGCCAGTTCGGCACTTCGAAATGGAGCTTCAGGACGCTCTTCCGCTTCGCCTTCGACGGCATGGCCGCCTTCTCGACGGTGCCGCTGCGGGTCTGGACCTATATCGGCTTCCTGATCTCCTTCCTGGCGATTGCCACTGCCGTTTACTTCATGATCCGGACGCTGCTGTTCGGCACCGACCTGCCCGGCTTCCCGAGCCTGATCGTCTCGATCATGTTCTTCTCCGGCATCCAGCTCATGTCGCTCGGCATCGTCGGGGAATATGTCGGCCGCATCTTCGCCGAGGTGAAACGGCGGCCGCTCTATGTGGTGGCCGAGCGGATCGGCGGTGCGGCGGAAGTCTCGAGCGACATCGTTCCCGAAAACTATCGCACGCGCCGGGCCTGACCGATGTTCCGAAAGATCCTTTCCGTCGGCGGCTGGACCCTCGTCTCGCGCCTTACGGGCTTCATCCGCGACGTGGTGCTGGCGGCCATCATGGGCGTCGGGCCGGTGGCGGATGCCTTCGTGGTCGCCTCGCGCATCCCAAACCATTTCCGCGCGATCTTCAGCGAGGGCGCCTTCAACAGCGCCTTCCTGCCCACCTATGCCGGCGTGCTGGAACGGGAGGGCGCTGCCCCGGCGCGCTCCTTCGCGAGCCGGATCAGCACCCTGATGCTGATCGTTCAGGTCGCGCTTCTCGTCCTCGCGCTTTTCGCCATGCCGGTGGTGGTGATGCTGCTTGCCCCCGGCTTCTCGGAGGATCCGGCAAAGTTCGACCTGGCGGTAACGCTCACCCGCATCACCTTTCCCTATCTCCTCTTCGTCACCCTGGTGACGATCCTCTCGGCCATTCTCAACGCCCACGAACGGTTCGCCGCCGCAGCCGCGGCTCCCGTCCTGCTCAACGTCTCCATCGTGGCGGCCCTGGCGATAGCCTTCCTGTTCCCCAATGCCGGCTATGCGGCGGCCTGGGGCGTCACGGTCGCGGGCGTTCTCGAACTGCTGCTCGTCTGGGTGTCGGCAAAGAGGCTCGGCGTCGCGCCGAGGATCGAGGCGCCGCGCCTCGATCCGGCCATGACGCATTTCTTCAAGATCCTCGGGCCGGCGGTGATCGGCTCGGCGGGCGTCCAGCTTGCGATGTTCGCCGACACGATCATCGCCTCCTTCCTGCCCACCGGCGCGGTGGCCTCGCTGTACTATGCCGACCGGATCTATCAATTGCCCCTCGGCGTCATCGGCATCGCGGCCGGCACCGTCCTGCTGCCGGAGATGAGCCGCAAGATTGCCTCGAGCGACGTGGCGGGCGCGCACGGTGCGCAGAATCGGGCGGTGGGCCTGACGCTGGCGCTCGCCGCGCCCTTCGTCGTCGCCTTCCTGACGATGCCCGATCTCATCATGTCGGCCCTGTTCCAGCGCGGTGCCTTCGATGCCGCCGCCGCACAACGCTCCGGCGCCGTGCTCGCGGCCTATGCCATCGGCCTGCCGGCCGCGGTGCTGATCCGCTCGGCGGTGGCGAGCTTCTATTCCCGCTCGGATACGGTGACGCCGCTCATCGCCTCGCTCTCGGCGGTAGCCGTCAACGTCGGCCTGAAGATCGTCCTGACCGGCCCCTACGGCGTCGTCGGCCTGTCGCTCGCCACCGCCATCGGCATCTGGGTCAATCTCGGCCTTCTCGTGTTCCTCGCCCTGCGGCGGGATTGGATGTTCCTAAGCGGCACGCTCGGCCGCACGGCGGCCGCGGTCGGCGTGGCAAGCCTGTTGCTTGCCGTCTTCGCCTGGTTCGCGCCAACACCGCTCGCGGCATGGACCGCCTCCCTTCCCGCCTGGCACAACGAGATCCTGCTGGCGGTTCTCGGCGCCACCGGGGCGCTGATCTATGGCGGCGCGCTTCTCGCCGGCCTCAAGGTCCTCGGGGTGAGGCTGTCCCGCCGCTGAGCCGTCCGAGGTCCTGAATTCTCCGGGAACCTTTCTGCCGAGTATCCATCCAATCGAATGCACCGGGGATTCCCGGTCTCACGAGAGGATGCTGTCATGATCTTTCGCTTCGCTGCCGCCGCACTTGGAATTGCTGCGCTCGCCATGCCGGCCCTGGCCGCCGATCAGGTCGAGAAGGCTCCGCCGTCAGGAGCCTACAAGAAGGTGAGCGAACTGGTGAAGCTGCCCGATTTCCTTCCCGGGCTCGGACAGCTTTACGTCGACCCCAAGACCCTGCCCGCAGGCCCGTTCCTCGCCTACGACCGCGAGGGCCGGCTGGTCAGCACGGTCTACATGCTGCCCGTCGAGGATCTCACCAACAAGGACAAGCGCTTCGAGGATCTGGCCGCTCCCGGCGGCAAGGTCGACCACGTCGATGTCTATTTCAACGCCGGGCATCCCGGCGTCGAGAAGCCTCATGCGCATGTCGTGTTATGGCATGTGCCGAAGGCCGACGAGACGCGGGTAGCCGCGAAGTGACG
Protein-coding regions in this window:
- a CDS encoding DUF5602 domain-containing protein, whose amino-acid sequence is MIFRFAAAALGIAALAMPALAADQVEKAPPSGAYKKVSELVKLPDFLPGLGQLYVDPKTLPAGPFLAYDREGRLVSTVYMLPVEDLTNKDKRFEDLAAPGGKVDHVDVYFNAGHPGVEKPHAHVVLWHVPKADETRVAAK
- a CDS encoding DUF2938 domain-containing protein, encoding MADFLFRSILIGVGATAIFDLWGLLLKQVFGLPGANWAPVGRWFCHLASGKVFHEDIAKAPPFAHELAAGWIGHYLVGILFAAILLAVTPSGWAEQPTLMPPLVVGLVTVGAGWFLLQPGMGAGVAASKRPNANQIRMLNILGHIVFGLGLYATALLIR
- a CDS encoding adenylate/guanylate cyclase domain-containing protein; its protein translation is MQDAPSVNETDRLAALALYRIMDTPPEFAFDVVTELAAEICGCPVALISLMDERRQWMKSKYGVPADYTECPREITVCNATLCSNDLIYVPDLTTHERYKHLPIVTEEPHIRFYCGMPLINREGHALGTLCVVGFEPHELRPSQREAVRRLSQQAMALLELRRQLIERDALLEELAQAKTSAEQARDQSDDLLRNILPQKVAEELKASGHVEPRFHEAITILYSDFKEFTLLTETLDPARLLAQLDQNFGRFDDIAKMNRLETIKTIGDAYLCAGGLPETNRTHAIDACLAALQMQAFIRNANRQREKLRLPSWELRIGVNSGSVIAGVVGQRRFTYDIWGNSVNVAQRLEEACEPGRVNVSASTLHHVARLFQSEPRGQVDVKHIGAVDMYFLDRIRPEFSADPDGHMPNAEFWRASGTA
- a CDS encoding glycosyltransferase family 2 protein, whose amino-acid sequence is MASPKLSVIIPVHNESANIAPLCERLLPILNRITPAWEMVFVDDGSRDDTLERIREIGRDEPRIGAVSFSRNFGKEIAIAAGLDHARGDAVIIMDADLQHPPEMIETFVERWRDGYLMVYGQRTDRSDETRVKRGFAHLFYRLFARFGEIALPEGAGDFRLIDRKGVEALRTLGEKARFSKGLYAWIGFKATGVPFVVEERQFGTSKWSFRTLFRFAFDGMAAFSTVPLRVWTYIGFLISFLAIATAVYFMIRTLLFGTDLPGFPSLIVSIMFFSGIQLMSLGIVGEYVGRIFAEVKRRPLYVVAERIGGAAEVSSDIVPENYRTRRA
- a CDS encoding ChbG/HpnK family deacetylase translates to MRSFRSVILCADDFGLADGVSRGIVELAWKGRLSATGAMTNMPGWRRAAPDLKPLKDRIAVGLHLNFTVGVPLGEMPDLAADGVFPPLQILLAKALKRQLQASEIAAEIARQLDAFTQAFGAPPAFVDGHQHVHILPGIRKALIEALAVRGYAGRTWLRDPADRAASVLRRPVGRSKALVVKALAKGFARQTHLAGFSTNKGFSGFAPLDLSIPVARVFGEAFSHLGPHPVVMCHPGYVDDELRALDPVVDSRIEELNYLRSDAFWELLEQRGLRLSPEIA
- the murJ gene encoding murein biosynthesis integral membrane protein MurJ, yielding MFRKILSVGGWTLVSRLTGFIRDVVLAAIMGVGPVADAFVVASRIPNHFRAIFSEGAFNSAFLPTYAGVLEREGAAPARSFASRISTLMLIVQVALLVLALFAMPVVVMLLAPGFSEDPAKFDLAVTLTRITFPYLLFVTLVTILSAILNAHERFAAAAAAPVLLNVSIVAALAIAFLFPNAGYAAAWGVTVAGVLELLLVWVSAKRLGVAPRIEAPRLDPAMTHFFKILGPAVIGSAGVQLAMFADTIIASFLPTGAVASLYYADRIYQLPLGVIGIAAGTVLLPEMSRKIASSDVAGAHGAQNRAVGLTLALAAPFVVAFLTMPDLIMSALFQRGAFDAAAAQRSGAVLAAYAIGLPAAVLIRSAVASFYSRSDTVTPLIASLSAVAVNVGLKIVLTGPYGVVGLSLATAIGIWVNLGLLVFLALRRDWMFLSGTLGRTAAAVGVASLLLAVFAWFAPTPLAAWTASLPAWHNEILLAVLGATGALIYGGALLAGLKVLGVRLSRR